Part of the Nostoc sp. ATCC 53789 genome, GTTCTTCTGTTAGCCCAAACATTTTAAAAAAACGTTTATCCATTGATCTATAAATGGCTCGTGGATAATTGCTCAGAGTTCATGTTTACTATCGTACTAGGGACTGGGGACTGCAAAATTTTTTTATGTAAGCTCTGTTAGATGAACGTTGCTATGTCTAGCGACAAACCGCTTTGCATCTTAGTAGTCATTTTAAAATGATAAGAGTCCTATAAGACTCATATTTAATTTTTCCCTAGGTACAACAAAAAAAGCTTTCTTTCCTATTGCCTTTTTCCCCCTTGCTATTGCCTTTTAAGCCAAAGTACATCACAAATAAAAGCGAATGCCTATATATGAATGATTATTTAGATGACTACGAATTTAATAACCTTGATTTTTACAGAAAAAATCATGGGTTACAGCTTTATTACAACTGGTCTGGAGAAATATGGTGGCAAGAAACGCCAGACAAGCCAAAAGAAAAATTGTTCTCTATTATTGGGATGAATGCTACCAAAGTATTTCTCAAACCCGATCCTGAACATGGCGAGGTTGGGTATCGCATCAATAGAGAGTTGGGTTTATTTTGCGATCCAGATACTCAAGAAATTCTGCACTTTTGGCAGTCACCAACAGCAAGTCAACCAGTACCAGTAGTTCACATTGCTAACCGCATTGTCCAAGGCTCAGTCAAACCAAAGAAATCTGTTATACCCAAAGGCAAGGGATACATTACCTCGGTTATGGAAATTCCTTTAGAATACCCACATCCTTTAGCAGGAGATAGTAAATATTTAGATTATTGCCCTGGAGAAAAGTTTAAGGGAGTTGAGTACTTTATATCAAATACTTGCCGACCTGATGCAACTGAAGTTCCTCCTGCAAAATGGGCGAGAGACTGTCCTTGGTTGCCCTGGATGAAATTAGGATATGCTCATCCAGCTAAATTAAGATTTGAAACAACAATATTTAGAGTAGATTCTTTTGAGCAGCTTCATCCTAGGTTGGTCGAGTTGGTGAGAGAAAAAGTACCAATTTATGAATTCACGCCAACAGAAAGTGACGAACCGAATGTGACGAGCATTCAATACTTTAAGAAAAATTTTGAATCCTACTTGCGAGGAGATATTTTCCCACTAGAGGAAACTTTTTAAGTGGTTTTTGTACAGTCAGTAGACTCTTATAATTTATCCAAGGCAATCAGCTTTTATACATTTCCCAAAAAGCGGTATCATACACCACTATTTTTTGGAGATCGCAAAACTTTTCGGTCTACTGATTGTGCCAGCAGTGTATATTAGGGGTGCAAGTTAGCGATCACTTGGGATGTGAAAGATTGAACACTGTTTTATCTCCGTGTTAATAAGAGGATTTACTCACCCACAGACGCGGACACGCAAAGAGCAGAAAGGAGTTAATAATTTTGTTACTTCACCTCATCTATCAACTTGATACCAAATCTATGTGAGACTGCATAAAATAACTCCCAGCACAGAATTTCAAGTGTTTTATTGTGTGAATTTTCATAGGCAATTTGTATAATTATTTTTGTTCAAGAATATAACATACTGAAACTAAATAGGTTTATATCTTGTTCACCACGACACCCATGATATCAAATAAGCCAGTCGAAATTTTTATTTCTTATTCACATAAAGATGAAGGTTTGCGAGATGAATTGGCAGAACATCTGAAGCCTTTGCAGCGGCA contains:
- a CDS encoding DUF1838 family protein; translation: MNDYLDDYEFNNLDFYRKNHGLQLYYNWSGEIWWQETPDKPKEKLFSIIGMNATKVFLKPDPEHGEVGYRINRELGLFCDPDTQEILHFWQSPTASQPVPVVHIANRIVQGSVKPKKSVIPKGKGYITSVMEIPLEYPHPLAGDSKYLDYCPGEKFKGVEYFISNTCRPDATEVPPAKWARDCPWLPWMKLGYAHPAKLRFETTIFRVDSFEQLHPRLVELVREKVPIYEFTPTESDEPNVTSIQYFKKNFESYLRGDIFPLEETF